From a single Oceanobacillus kimchii X50 genomic region:
- a CDS encoding carbohydrate ABC transporter permease — protein sequence MESTVTTKNNRRTNGTIKKRISRIIIYTLLGLFAIVNVYPIIWMAINSFKSEQEFTVNQFGFPNEFILDNYANAWEIANLGVLFKNSIFVCVTATVVTVIIGALASYFLARFKFRFNKIMYTFFIFGLLIPIHATLVPMFILMKNLGLLNTEITLLFPYVAFHLPITIFILTSFMKAFPKDIEESAIMDGAGIFRIFWSIILPMSRPAIATVVILNFIYNWNEFSFALVLINDPELQTLPLGLANFAGQFTTNYGAQMAGLTMSLVPIVIFYLFMEKEIVNGMTSGAVKG from the coding sequence ATGGAGTCCACTGTGACTACTAAAAATAACCGACGGACCAATGGAACGATAAAAAAACGAATATCAAGAATTATCATCTATACCTTGCTTGGCTTATTCGCAATTGTGAATGTTTACCCGATTATCTGGATGGCGATCAACTCTTTTAAGTCTGAACAGGAATTTACGGTGAATCAGTTTGGTTTTCCAAATGAATTTATATTGGACAATTATGCAAATGCATGGGAAATCGCTAATCTTGGTGTGTTGTTCAAAAATAGTATATTCGTCTGTGTCACAGCAACAGTCGTCACCGTAATTATTGGAGCATTGGCATCGTATTTCTTAGCTAGATTCAAGTTTAGATTTAATAAGATTATGTATACATTTTTTATATTCGGTTTATTAATTCCGATTCACGCTACGCTCGTTCCGATGTTTATTCTGATGAAAAATCTCGGATTGCTTAATACTGAAATTACACTATTATTCCCGTATGTGGCTTTCCATCTGCCAATTACGATATTTATTTTAACAAGTTTTATGAAAGCTTTTCCAAAGGATATTGAAGAATCGGCAATTATGGATGGTGCTGGAATATTCCGGATCTTTTGGTCGATAATCCTTCCTATGTCCAGACCAGCAATTGCTACGGTTGTTATTCTTAATTTCATCTATAACTGGAATGAGTTTTCTTTTGCATTAGTACTAATTAATGATCCAGAGTTGCAAACATTGCCACTTGGATTAGCGAATTTTGCTGGGCAATTTACAACCAACTATGGGGCACAGATGGCAGGATTAACGATGTCATTAGTTCCGATTGTCATCTTCTATTTATTTATGGAGAAAGAGATTGTGAATGGAATGACTTCTGGAGCCGTAAAGGGTTAA
- a CDS encoding glutathione ABC transporter substrate-binding protein, which translates to MTTRKILAALIVTFVFSLLLAACASEPEENSDSNSEEGGSQDGDLVIASQADAVSLDPHATNDTPSANIRINIFDNLVTQNEDMELQPALAESWEQVNDTTWEFKLREDVTFHDGSVFNSNVVKANIERILDPDIGSPVAFMYDMITEVQVVDDYTVRFKTEYPFAPLPAHLAHPGGQMVSQELIEEDYAAMENGEDPSNVINSNPVGTGPFKFENWQTGESVKLVKNEGYWQEPAMLNSVTFKVVSEDLTRISELSTGDSHIITPLSPSDVAEVENTDGMKVQRQESSSLAYIGFNMEKEPFDDVRVRQAISMAINKEEIINGIYEGAGIPAKGPIAPGIFGYDEQLNGLEYNMEEARALLEEAGYPDGFSATIWTNDDRQRIDTATNVQAQLAEIGIDLEVVTIEWGAMLDQTANGEHEMMVFGWTTVTGDADNGMYPLFHSENVGSAGNRTFTVDKELDSYLQEARQTADPEKRLDLYSKTQEKLVELSPFVYLLHQEYLLGVRDEVKGLTQLPTQLLQLKNVSLEE; encoded by the coding sequence ATGACAACACGTAAAATCTTAGCTGCACTTATCGTAACATTTGTGTTCAGTTTATTGCTTGCTGCCTGTGCCAGTGAGCCAGAAGAAAATAGTGACAGTAATTCAGAAGAAGGTGGAAGTCAGGACGGTGACTTAGTAATTGCTAGTCAAGCAGATGCAGTATCACTAGATCCTCATGCAACAAATGATACACCTTCTGCAAATATTCGTATTAATATTTTTGATAATTTGGTTACACAAAATGAAGATATGGAACTGCAGCCTGCTCTAGCAGAAAGTTGGGAGCAAGTAAATGATACAACATGGGAATTTAAGCTTCGAGAAGACGTCACTTTTCATGATGGTTCCGTGTTCAATTCAAACGTAGTAAAAGCAAATATCGAACGTATACTTGATCCTGATATTGGGTCACCAGTAGCATTTATGTACGATATGATAACAGAGGTTCAAGTGGTTGATGATTATACGGTACGCTTTAAGACAGAATATCCTTTTGCCCCGTTGCCAGCTCATTTAGCACATCCGGGTGGACAGATGGTGTCGCAGGAATTAATTGAAGAGGATTATGCAGCAATGGAAAATGGGGAAGATCCAAGCAATGTAATTAATTCAAATCCAGTGGGTACTGGTCCTTTTAAATTTGAGAATTGGCAAACTGGTGAATCCGTTAAGCTAGTGAAGAATGAGGGTTACTGGCAAGAGCCAGCAATGCTCAATTCAGTTACCTTTAAAGTAGTTTCAGAGGATTTGACTCGTATCTCTGAATTATCTACGGGTGATTCTCATATTATTACACCTTTAAGTCCATCCGATGTTGCAGAAGTTGAAAATACAGATGGAATGAAGGTACAGCGCCAGGAAAGTTCTTCTTTAGCTTATATAGGTTTCAATATGGAAAAAGAACCATTTGATGATGTGCGTGTACGACAAGCAATTTCGATGGCTATTAACAAAGAAGAAATCATTAATGGAATTTATGAAGGAGCTGGAATCCCAGCCAAGGGACCAATTGCACCAGGGATTTTTGGTTATGATGAGCAACTAAATGGATTGGAATACAATATGGAAGAGGCAAGGGCATTGTTAGAAGAAGCTGGTTATCCAGATGGATTCTCTGCAACGATCTGGACGAATGATGATCGCCAACGGATTGATACAGCAACAAATGTTCAGGCTCAACTTGCCGAAATTGGAATCGATTTAGAGGTTGTAACAATTGAATGGGGCGCGATGCTAGATCAAACTGCCAATGGAGAACATGAGATGATGGTATTTGGTTGGACAACTGTTACCGGTGATGCGGATAATGGCATGTATCCACTTTTCCATTCTGAAAATGTTGGATCAGCAGGAAATCGCACATTTACAGTAGATAAAGAATTGGATTCTTATTTGCAAGAAGCGCGTCAAACGGCTGATCCAGAAAAACGTCTAGATTTATATAGTAAGACACAGGAAAAGCTAGTTGAGCTTTCTCCATTTGTATACTTACTTCACCAAGAATATTTACTTGGAGTTCGTGATGAAGTGAAGGGTCTGACCCAGTTGCCAACGCAGTTACTGCAATTGAAAAATGTTTCTTTAGAAGAATAA
- a CDS encoding response regulator, with product MSSYRILIVDDEPIIQLGLQQTIPWGKYQIDKVEIACDGLDAIRIIDELGGIDLVLSDVRMPNMDGLQLASYLHKNHPQTKTMLISGYDEFAYAKKAIQSGVKDYLLKPVDINELESKVNTLVNELEEEHNVKNESRQKEIKNTIFQQVYHFPEDTVNPNRYLDNKIYPFISTVKEYDKQTAHLSEQGLASFNEQWKDTIEQTTKMLGFDTVSIFVHCNQLLTCLIQPIDSEINPIQVAEIIKDKHSFSFIGSDSVINVMDLKNKYNQLKTVYDYLPLIREHDVIFSNYQMDRPDMQTYPYKIEKELIDTLFHRKPIQHNQVGKKITDLFDYFRSHSFLLQEVQEVCSHMLKVIMKEYEALLGEISVKLDCHFLKELDLILFNSYSSIQYLFEQDLELIIKKLAHHKIEKADWLIKQAEEYIKEYFRTTIKVQEVADVINVSSNYFSTLFKQKTGENFNEYVNKLRVDEAKTLLINTPFKVSEISRQVGFQEYKYFVSVFKKFSGLTPTNYRKLTAIE from the coding sequence ATGTCGTCATACAGAATATTGATTGTCGATGATGAACCGATAATTCAATTAGGTCTTCAGCAAACTATACCATGGGGAAAATATCAGATAGACAAGGTCGAGATAGCTTGTGATGGATTGGATGCCATTCGAATAATAGACGAGTTGGGCGGTATCGATCTTGTCTTATCTGATGTCCGCATGCCGAACATGGATGGATTACAATTAGCATCCTATTTACACAAAAACCATCCACAGACAAAAACTATGCTAATTAGTGGATATGATGAATTCGCATACGCAAAAAAAGCAATCCAGTCAGGTGTGAAGGATTACTTATTAAAGCCAGTGGACATAAATGAACTGGAATCTAAAGTGAATACCCTTGTAAATGAACTCGAAGAGGAACACAATGTGAAAAACGAAAGTAGACAAAAGGAAATAAAGAATACAATTTTTCAACAGGTTTATCATTTTCCAGAAGATACTGTAAACCCTAATAGATATCTAGATAACAAGATTTACCCATTTATCAGTACGGTAAAAGAATATGATAAACAAACTGCTCATCTATCTGAACAAGGTCTAGCATCCTTTAACGAACAATGGAAGGACACAATTGAGCAGACGACGAAAATGCTTGGGTTTGACACTGTATCGATTTTTGTTCATTGCAATCAATTACTTACCTGTTTGATACAACCAATAGATTCTGAAATTAATCCAATCCAGGTAGCTGAAATAATCAAGGACAAACATTCCTTTTCTTTTATAGGGAGCGATTCGGTTATTAATGTGATGGATTTAAAAAACAAATATAATCAGCTAAAAACAGTCTATGACTATTTACCGTTAATTAGAGAACATGATGTTATTTTCTCCAATTATCAAATGGACCGACCTGATATGCAAACTTATCCGTACAAAATAGAGAAGGAATTGATAGATACATTATTTCACAGGAAACCAATACAACATAACCAAGTAGGAAAAAAGATAACAGACTTATTTGACTATTTTCGAAGTCATTCATTTTTACTTCAAGAAGTACAAGAGGTATGTAGCCATATGCTGAAGGTAATTATGAAAGAATATGAGGCACTACTTGGGGAAATATCTGTAAAGTTAGATTGTCATTTCTTAAAAGAACTGGATCTCATTCTTTTTAATTCCTATTCTTCAATACAGTATTTATTTGAACAGGATTTGGAGCTAATTATCAAAAAGCTAGCTCATCATAAGATTGAAAAAGCAGATTGGCTCATTAAACAGGCAGAGGAATACATCAAGGAATATTTCCGTACGACAATAAAAGTTCAGGAGGTTGCGGATGTCATAAATGTATCATCCAATTATTTTAGCACCTTATTTAAACAGAAGACAGGAGAAAATTTCAATGAATATGTCAACAAATTAAGGGTAGACGAGGCCAAAACATTGCTCATAAATACCCCTTTTAAAGTAAGTGAAATTTCAAGACAAGTAGGCTTTCAGGAGTATAAATATTTTGTCAGTGTGTTTAAGAAGTTTTCTGGATTGACTCCAACAAATTACCGGAAATTAACTGCAATTGAATAG
- a CDS encoding extracellular solute-binding protein — protein sequence MKTIKLLLLGVAITFILAACGDNEEAQSEDGVIELTLWNDWTEDRPENTVYKDIIEKFNEQHEDIQIINESIPHDDYEIKLRTQAAGNQLPDMMRVWPGTRIQPLVEGNALLPLNPIIDHWEGLIPEEILQDYAVDGNYFAIPSNISETSLIFYNKAIVSEAGYDEFPTTYDEFKSLVEELKSNDITPISLGNKAIWPLQSVFISGIADRYTGSDFLGNVLNVDGTFEDEQFINALSVIDELTKLEAFNEDMNTVDEAQSRNEFIKGSTAMHFAGSWAIGPIMDSVEDVENIGVAAFPSFEGGEGDPSKISGVAGGGIAVNSNLSEAEQEAAFEFLKFYYSEELFQQLVQANIIVPADVEMDDSIPQVFKDANSMAQNGLSPVYDATLTPELTDIINNGLQSITLGDKTPEELAAEMQAEWDKSNE from the coding sequence ATGAAAACGATTAAGCTTTTACTGCTGGGTGTAGCAATTACTTTTATTCTTGCAGCCTGTGGGGACAATGAGGAAGCACAATCCGAGGATGGGGTGATTGAGCTAACTTTATGGAATGATTGGACAGAGGATCGACCTGAAAATACAGTGTACAAAGATATAATAGAAAAATTCAATGAACAACATGAAGACATTCAAATTATTAACGAAAGTATTCCACATGATGATTATGAGATAAAGTTGCGGACACAGGCAGCTGGTAATCAGTTGCCGGATATGATGCGTGTCTGGCCAGGGACTCGTATTCAACCATTAGTTGAAGGTAATGCACTGCTGCCTTTAAATCCGATTATTGATCATTGGGAAGGATTGATTCCTGAAGAGATTTTACAGGATTATGCAGTAGATGGAAATTATTTTGCTATTCCATCTAATATTAGCGAAACAAGCTTGATTTTTTATAATAAAGCAATTGTGAGCGAAGCTGGGTATGATGAATTTCCAACAACTTATGATGAATTTAAAAGTTTAGTAGAGGAATTGAAATCAAATGATATTACACCAATTTCTCTTGGCAATAAGGCGATTTGGCCATTGCAATCTGTATTTATTTCAGGAATTGCGGATCGTTACACAGGAAGTGATTTCCTGGGAAATGTTCTAAATGTTGATGGTACGTTTGAGGATGAACAGTTCATTAATGCTTTATCTGTAATTGATGAATTGACCAAATTAGAAGCGTTTAATGAAGATATGAATACAGTAGATGAGGCTCAATCAAGAAACGAATTTATTAAAGGATCTACTGCAATGCATTTTGCAGGTTCCTGGGCAATCGGACCAATAATGGACAGTGTAGAGGATGTGGAAAATATCGGCGTTGCTGCGTTCCCTTCTTTTGAAGGTGGTGAAGGAGACCCATCTAAAATTTCTGGAGTTGCTGGTGGTGGAATTGCGGTTAATAGTAATTTAAGTGAGGCGGAACAAGAGGCAGCTTTTGAGTTTCTTAAATTTTACTATAGTGAAGAGCTGTTCCAGCAGCTTGTTCAGGCAAATATAATTGTACCCGCTGATGTAGAAATGGATGATAGTATTCCGCAAGTGTTTAAGGATGCAAATAGCATGGCTCAAAATGGGTTATCACCTGTTTATGACGCGACATTAACACCTGAATTAACTGACATTATTAATAATGGTCTCCAATCAATAACACTTGGTGATAAAACACCAGAAGAGCTTGCTGCAGAAATGCAGGCAGAATGGGATAAATCTAATGAGTAA
- a CDS encoding glycoside hydrolase family 1 protein yields the protein MKNVTIKVPSNFMLGAAVSAWQTEGWIGKKDSQDSYLDIWYKNNKHVWHNGYGPAGATNFYQRYEEDIHYMKEIGLTHFRTSINWSRFLVDYENATVDEEYAAYMDNVIEKLIQNGVEPMICLEHYEIPAVLFEKYGGWESKHVVELFVQYAKKVFERYGDKVRNWFTFNEPIVVQTRVYLDAIRWPFEQNTKKWMQWNYNKVLATAKVVRLFKEMQLKEKNGAKIGVILNPEVTYARSTAAHDQQAAKMYDLFFNRVFLDPSIKGEYPEELFDVMKKHEITFDYTEEELALIKDNTVDYVGLNLYFPHRVKARTAVWNEQTPFHPAYYYEMFELPGKKMNPYRGWEIYPQIMYDMGIRMKEEYGNIEWFIAENGMGVENEKRFKDASNIIQDDYRIEFIREHLKWLLKAVEEGVNCKGYMLWAFTDNVSPMNAFKNRYGLVEIDLENNRNRHLKKSAYWYKQLIELREFEAENDENFK from the coding sequence ATGAAAAATGTAACAATAAAGGTGCCGAGTAATTTTATGCTAGGGGCAGCAGTTTCGGCCTGGCAGACAGAGGGATGGATAGGAAAGAAGGACTCCCAGGACTCTTATTTGGATATCTGGTATAAAAACAATAAACATGTTTGGCATAACGGGTACGGTCCTGCCGGAGCAACGAATTTCTATCAACGTTATGAGGAAGATATTCATTATATGAAAGAAATAGGATTAACCCATTTTCGGACATCGATTAACTGGTCACGTTTTTTAGTAGATTATGAGAATGCTACTGTTGATGAAGAATATGCAGCATATATGGATAATGTTATTGAGAAATTAATCCAAAACGGTGTAGAGCCAATGATCTGTCTGGAGCATTATGAAATTCCAGCTGTTTTATTTGAAAAATACGGTGGATGGGAATCAAAGCATGTAGTGGAATTATTTGTTCAATATGCTAAAAAAGTTTTTGAACGGTATGGAGACAAGGTAAGGAACTGGTTTACCTTCAATGAACCCATCGTAGTTCAGACTCGCGTTTATTTAGATGCTATTCGCTGGCCATTTGAACAGAATACAAAAAAATGGATGCAGTGGAACTATAACAAAGTATTGGCGACAGCCAAGGTAGTAAGATTATTCAAAGAGATGCAACTTAAAGAAAAAAATGGAGCAAAAATAGGTGTCATCTTAAATCCTGAGGTCACCTATGCACGTTCAACTGCCGCACATGATCAACAAGCAGCAAAGATGTACGATTTGTTTTTCAATCGTGTATTTCTCGATCCCTCGATTAAAGGAGAATATCCGGAGGAATTATTTGATGTAATGAAGAAACATGAGATTACATTTGATTATACAGAAGAAGAGTTAGCTTTGATTAAGGATAATACGGTTGATTATGTCGGGTTAAATCTATATTTTCCACATCGAGTTAAAGCACGTACAGCTGTGTGGAATGAACAGACCCCATTTCACCCTGCGTATTATTATGAAATGTTTGAACTTCCGGGAAAGAAAATGAATCCCTATCGTGGATGGGAAATATATCCGCAAATTATGTATGATATGGGAATTCGGATGAAAGAGGAATATGGCAATATCGAATGGTTTATTGCGGAAAATGGGATGGGAGTAGAAAACGAGAAAAGATTTAAAGATGCTTCTAATATAATTCAGGATGATTATCGAATCGAATTTATTCGTGAGCATTTGAAATGGTTATTAAAGGCAGTAGAAGAGGGCGTAAATTGTAAAGGTTATATGCTCTGGGCATTTACCGATAATGTATCACCTATGAATGCTTTTAAAAATAGATATGGATTAGTAGAAATTGATTTGGAAAATAATCGTAATCGTCATTTGAAAAAATCTGCTTATTGGTATAAACAGCTAATAGAATTGAGGGAATTTGAAGCGGAAAATGATGAGAATTTCAAATAG
- a CDS encoding cache domain-containing sensor histidine kinase, with translation MKRWGLKRKFITFFLALMIPILFVSLLIYYQTSIALKNQAIEEATERLSRNEQNLLTVFSTVEAMSSYMIYDRNFRKIFISEEHEMYQPEYQEAMEVIKGYFTFQLISNPYINSILLEGRDGHLVKHGEPVTGEEEELDKVAKESKGSPVWSNPYQVKSDWNDDKNVISLTRIINDMNNISEQIGIVRIRLDQMELYNQIEVPSQQSDYFIVSDKGDVILHPDADLVGKQFPDTGLIKWVMDGKEESYSYQDGESHFVVVKNQLTNTDWFSVTAIDEDRLAADLTEVRALIGYLIGILLLAGMLFFIFFYHSNIKRIVELTKQTKQLENGNFTASVHVDSDDEIGKLGYRFNKMVKTIQKHIDTEYRLKIKQKESELRALQNQINPHFLYNTLDMIRWNARLENAPETGQLIERLSKIFRMNLNNGKSLVTFEEEVEYSQAYLELQKKRLGEKLDYQIVMEEQLKGFYVMKQMIQPLIENSIQHGFKNLPKQGIIRIHYYRNENQAVIDVIDNGWGFSEHKKNGQLRAGYALKNLNDRISIVFGEPYGLSILDPDEGAFLRMILPLLNEDKSKELGD, from the coding sequence ATGAAGAGATGGGGATTAAAGAGGAAGTTCATTACATTTTTTCTTGCATTAATGATACCAATACTGTTTGTTAGTTTATTAATCTATTATCAAACAAGTATAGCATTGAAGAATCAAGCAATAGAGGAAGCAACGGAAAGACTAAGCAGAAATGAACAAAATTTATTGACCGTATTTTCAACAGTAGAAGCGATGTCGTCCTATATGATTTACGATCGTAATTTCCGGAAAATTTTTATCTCCGAAGAGCATGAAATGTATCAACCCGAATACCAAGAGGCTATGGAAGTTATTAAAGGCTATTTTACATTTCAGCTAATATCTAATCCATATATTAATTCCATTTTATTAGAAGGAAGAGATGGGCATTTGGTGAAACATGGAGAACCAGTTACTGGGGAAGAAGAGGAGTTGGATAAAGTCGCCAAGGAATCGAAAGGAAGTCCAGTATGGAGTAATCCCTATCAAGTGAAAAGTGATTGGAATGATGATAAAAATGTAATCAGCTTAACCAGAATAATTAATGATATGAACAATATCAGTGAACAAATCGGAATCGTACGGATACGACTTGATCAAATGGAATTGTATAACCAAATTGAGGTGCCGTCTCAACAGAGTGATTATTTTATTGTATCTGATAAAGGGGATGTCATCTTACATCCGGATGCAGATCTGGTCGGTAAGCAATTTCCAGACACAGGTTTGATTAAATGGGTCATGGATGGAAAGGAGGAATCATACAGCTATCAGGATGGAGAAAGCCATTTTGTAGTAGTAAAAAATCAACTTACGAATACCGATTGGTTTTCTGTTACTGCCATCGATGAAGATAGGCTTGCAGCGGATTTAACAGAAGTTCGAGCATTGATCGGGTATCTAATTGGTATCCTTCTTCTTGCAGGTATGCTGTTCTTTATCTTCTTTTACCATTCCAATATTAAACGAATAGTAGAATTGACTAAACAGACAAAGCAATTGGAAAATGGAAATTTTACTGCAAGTGTTCATGTGGACTCTGACGATGAGATTGGGAAGCTAGGGTACCGTTTTAATAAGATGGTTAAAACCATTCAGAAACATATTGATACAGAGTATCGATTAAAAATAAAGCAGAAGGAATCAGAGCTAAGAGCCTTGCAAAATCAAATAAATCCACATTTTCTCTATAACACACTTGATATGATCCGTTGGAATGCAAGACTGGAAAACGCACCAGAAACTGGTCAATTGATAGAACGACTTTCCAAAATATTTCGCATGAATCTAAATAATGGAAAATCCTTGGTAACGTTTGAGGAAGAAGTGGAATATAGTCAGGCTTATCTCGAACTACAAAAGAAACGATTAGGTGAAAAACTCGATTATCAAATTGTGATGGAGGAGCAACTTAAAGGCTTTTATGTTATGAAGCAAATGATTCAACCTTTAATAGAGAATAGCATTCAGCATGGTTTTAAGAACCTTCCGAAACAAGGGATTATTCGAATTCATTATTATCGTAATGAAAATCAAGCAGTAATTGATGTTATCGATAATGGTTGGGGATTTAGTGAACACAAGAAGAATGGTCAACTGCGTGCTGGATATGCTTTGAAAAACCTAAACGATCGGATCTCGATTGTTTTTGGAGAACCTTATGGGCTTTCTATTTTGGATCCAGATGAAGGTGCATTCCTTCGCATGATCCTTCCGCTATTAAATGAGGATAAATCAAAAGAATTAGGTGATTAG
- a CDS encoding carbohydrate ABC transporter permease, with product MQLTRKSKAAIIIGLLPAFLIYAVFAIYPILQSFYYSLMEWDGFTDMTFIGLDNFRNLFEDPLFWNSVKNNLYVVFASVLGQVPIALFFALLLNRKIKGVKFFRTVGFLPVVLSTVVISLTWSLIYNSQNGMLNEFLRSIGLGFMAQNWLGDTKWVMIAVLVTVVWQFVGLYFIIFLAALQNVPTEVLEAAKMDGASEWTTTFKITIPMIWDTIIVAVILCISGSLKTFDLIYVMTNGGPAHSSDVMALYMFHETFNNLQYGYGSAVSVFIFFFSLILIFIVTKLLGKKMI from the coding sequence ATGCAGCTAACGCGTAAAAGCAAAGCAGCGATCATCATTGGGTTACTTCCAGCTTTTCTTATCTATGCTGTTTTTGCTATTTATCCAATCCTTCAATCATTTTATTACTCATTAATGGAATGGGATGGATTTACCGATATGACCTTTATTGGTCTTGATAACTTCAGAAATCTATTTGAAGATCCCTTGTTCTGGAACTCAGTCAAAAATAATCTTTACGTTGTTTTTGCTTCTGTTTTAGGTCAGGTACCAATAGCACTATTCTTCGCGCTTTTACTGAACCGTAAGATTAAAGGAGTAAAGTTTTTTAGAACAGTTGGTTTTCTTCCAGTAGTCTTATCAACGGTTGTAATTTCTTTAACATGGAGCCTTATTTATAATTCTCAGAATGGAATGCTGAATGAGTTTTTGCGAAGTATTGGTCTTGGATTCATGGCGCAAAATTGGCTTGGTGATACGAAATGGGTCATGATTGCCGTTTTAGTTACCGTGGTTTGGCAATTCGTTGGGTTGTACTTCATTATTTTTCTGGCGGCATTACAAAACGTGCCGACGGAAGTACTGGAAGCAGCTAAAATGGACGGTGCTTCAGAATGGACGACCACGTTCAAAATTACGATACCGATGATATGGGATACGATTATTGTGGCAGTTATTCTATGTATTTCTGGAAGCTTGAAGACATTTGATCTAATTTATGTGATGACGAATGGTGGTCCAGCCCATTCATCAGATGTTATGGCGCTCTATATGTTCCATGAGACATTTAATAACCTGCAATATGGGTACGGTAGTGCAGTTTCTGTATTTATCTTCTTCTTTAGTCTCATTTTAATTTTTATAGTTACGAAATTACTAGGAAAGAAAATGATATGA
- a CDS encoding M42 family metallopeptidase, which produces MDNLVRQLSELNGPCGYEQDVAYFIRDYVKDKVESVEVDAMGNVIARKKGGKPGPVTLITAHMDEVGFIIKKIENNGLLRFEKLGGHDDRILLAQAVKVLGSKQELDGVIGTMSAHFVKFDDPKKVRPHANLYIDIGATSKQDALKMGVEVGTPVTWATKSRFIGPEDKQLIVGKALDDRAGCAVLLSVLDEIDKQEFAGEIVFLFTVQEEVGLRGAQTAINGLEDVDVAIAIDTTAVSDTPEETMDQSLFLGDGTGIKVLDFSLIVQKSILEELKKIAAQEEIIHQMEVFPGIGTDGGAVALANKGIPTGVLSIPSRYAHSPVEAISLSDLIATKELVKAFIFNLTDNTKFTF; this is translated from the coding sequence ATGGACAATCTTGTAAGGCAACTGAGTGAATTAAACGGTCCTTGTGGCTATGAACAAGATGTTGCTTATTTTATTAGAGACTATGTAAAGGATAAAGTGGAAAGTGTAGAAGTTGATGCAATGGGGAATGTAATTGCAAGGAAAAAAGGTGGCAAGCCGGGTCCGGTTACACTTATAACAGCTCATATGGATGAGGTCGGTTTTATCATAAAGAAAATTGAAAATAATGGATTATTACGTTTTGAAAAATTGGGTGGCCATGATGATCGTATTTTGCTGGCACAGGCTGTGAAAGTGCTAGGTTCAAAGCAAGAGCTTGATGGTGTAATCGGGACGATGTCTGCACATTTTGTGAAATTTGACGATCCAAAAAAAGTACGACCACACGCTAATTTATACATAGACATTGGAGCAACATCGAAACAGGATGCCCTTAAAATGGGAGTAGAGGTAGGAACACCTGTTACATGGGCTACTAAGAGCAGGTTTATTGGTCCTGAAGATAAACAATTGATTGTTGGAAAAGCACTTGATGATCGGGCAGGATGTGCCGTACTTTTATCCGTATTAGATGAGATTGACAAACAAGAATTTGCAGGAGAAATTGTTTTCCTTTTCACGGTACAAGAGGAAGTGGGATTACGTGGTGCACAAACGGCAATTAATGGTTTGGAAGATGTAGACGTAGCTATTGCAATTGATACGACTGCTGTAAGTGATACACCTGAAGAAACGATGGATCAAAGTCTTTTCCTTGGCGATGGGACTGGGATAAAGGTGTTAGATTTTAGCTTGATTGTACAAAAGAGCATATTGGAAGAATTGAAAAAAATCGCAGCCCAAGAAGAAATTATACATCAGATGGAAGTTTTTCCTGGGATTGGAACAGATGGGGGAGCAGTAGCTCTAGCCAATAAAGGTATACCAACAGGAGTGCTATCCATTCCTTCCCGTTATGCACACTCTCCTGTTGAAGCAATCAGTTTATCCGATCTAATTGCAACGAAAGAATTAGTGAAAGCATTTATATTCAATTTAACCGATAATACCAAATTTACATTTTAA